Proteins encoded in a region of the Streptomyces sp. PCS3-D2 genome:
- a CDS encoding type 1 glutamine amidotransferase domain-containing protein translates to MKILVVMTAKATLHLLDGEQHPSGFWAEEFVVPFSLFKAAGHDVDVATIGGRAPTVDQTSIDPQFLQWVRPQGSPDEDAANAAEYVRVIENTPQLRAPLALESLTEKDVADYDGVYVSGGHGAIGDLPKSDELAQILRWVIAQDKPLATVCHGHTSLLALRDGEGRWPFEGYRMTAFSHDEELVTNMAGRLPLILEVELTRLGARYEKADAIWDSHVVVDRKLTTGQNPYSSKALAETFLSQLAKG, encoded by the coding sequence ATGAAGATTCTCGTCGTCATGACGGCCAAGGCGACCCTGCACCTGCTGGACGGCGAACAGCATCCCTCGGGATTCTGGGCAGAGGAATTTGTCGTTCCCTTTTCACTCTTCAAGGCGGCCGGCCACGACGTGGACGTGGCGACGATCGGGGGTCGCGCTCCTACGGTCGACCAGACGAGCATCGACCCGCAGTTCCTCCAGTGGGTCCGCCCCCAGGGTTCCCCCGACGAGGACGCGGCCAACGCCGCCGAGTACGTCCGCGTCATCGAGAACACCCCCCAGCTGCGAGCCCCGCTGGCGCTGGAGTCCCTCACCGAGAAGGACGTCGCCGACTACGACGGCGTCTACGTCAGCGGCGGCCACGGTGCGATCGGCGACCTGCCCAAGTCCGACGAACTCGCTCAGATCCTGCGCTGGGTCATCGCCCAGGACAAGCCCCTCGCGACCGTCTGCCACGGCCACACCTCGCTCCTCGCGCTGCGCGACGGCGAAGGCCGCTGGCCGTTCGAGGGCTACCGGATGACGGCCTTCTCGCACGACGAGGAACTCGTCACCAACATGGCCGGCCGGCTCCCGCTGATCCTGGAGGTCGAGCTGACCCGACTCGGCGCCCGCTACGAGAAGGCGGACGCGATCTGGGACTCGCACGTGGTCGTCGACCGCAAGCTGACGACCGGCCAGAACCCGTACTCCTCCAAGGCCCTCGCGGAGACGTTCTTAAGCCAGCTCGCGAAGGGCTAG
- a CDS encoding aldehyde dehydrogenase → MTKRELSGPPLANPGKLFIGGTWVPARDGRTEPDVSPVDGQEIVPVAQAAAADADAAVAAARTAYEEGPWSRLSAQERALRLNRVGELIERDLEEIALLETMDMGKPFAFSSTVDAPMAAQLMHYYAGAVTRVDGSSRAPAGGQLAYTLREPLGVVCAITPFNFPLLLSMTKIAPALAAGNTVVHKPSPATPLTALKIAELFQEAEIPDGVLNVVTGPGVELGETLTDHPGIDKIAFTGSTVVGQSIIRRAAGTLKKVTMELGGKSANIVFADADLDTAEELAFFGIYYNKGEICTAGSRLLLQRPIHDELVERLVSRAAALRPGDPRDPATLFGPLAHRGQFDKVSSYIEIGEKEGAVLRTGGTGWTPEGASAEGLYFLPTVFTGVDNGMRIAQEEIFGPVLSIIPFDTEEDAVRIANDSAYGLAAGVHTKDLRRAHRVASQIKAGTVWVNCYNQYDPAVPYGGYKASGFGRECGPESLESYTQTKSVWIGMD, encoded by the coding sequence ATGACCAAGCGTGAGCTGAGCGGCCCGCCCCTCGCCAACCCCGGGAAGCTCTTCATCGGCGGCACGTGGGTACCGGCCCGGGACGGCCGGACCGAGCCGGACGTCAGCCCCGTCGACGGACAGGAGATCGTGCCCGTCGCGCAGGCCGCCGCGGCCGACGCCGACGCAGCCGTCGCCGCCGCCCGCACGGCGTACGAGGAAGGTCCGTGGAGCAGACTGTCCGCCCAGGAGCGGGCACTGCGGCTGAACCGGGTCGGTGAGCTCATCGAGCGCGACCTGGAGGAGATCGCCCTGCTGGAGACCATGGACATGGGCAAGCCGTTCGCCTTCTCCAGCACGGTCGACGCCCCCATGGCCGCCCAGCTCATGCACTACTACGCCGGGGCGGTGACCCGCGTCGACGGCTCCTCGCGCGCCCCGGCCGGCGGTCAGCTCGCCTACACGCTGCGCGAACCGCTCGGTGTGGTCTGCGCGATCACCCCGTTCAACTTTCCGCTGCTGCTGTCGATGACGAAGATCGCGCCGGCACTGGCGGCGGGCAACACGGTCGTCCACAAGCCCTCCCCGGCCACCCCCCTCACCGCGCTGAAGATCGCCGAGCTCTTCCAGGAGGCGGAGATCCCCGACGGGGTGCTGAACGTGGTCACCGGCCCCGGCGTGGAGCTGGGGGAGACGCTCACCGACCACCCCGGCATCGACAAGATCGCCTTCACCGGCTCGACCGTCGTCGGCCAGTCGATCATCCGCAGGGCGGCCGGCACCCTGAAGAAGGTCACGATGGAGCTCGGCGGCAAGTCCGCCAACATCGTCTTCGCCGACGCCGACCTCGACACCGCCGAGGAACTCGCCTTCTTCGGCATCTACTACAACAAGGGCGAGATCTGCACCGCCGGATCCCGGCTGCTGCTCCAGCGCCCCATCCACGACGAGCTGGTGGAACGCCTCGTGAGCCGGGCAGCCGCCCTCCGGCCCGGCGACCCCCGCGACCCGGCCACGCTCTTCGGCCCCCTCGCCCACCGCGGCCAGTTCGACAAGGTCAGCTCGTACATCGAGATCGGCGAGAAGGAGGGGGCGGTGCTGCGGACCGGCGGCACCGGGTGGACTCCCGAGGGCGCCTCCGCCGAGGGACTGTACTTCCTCCCGACCGTCTTCACCGGCGTCGACAACGGGATGCGCATCGCCCAGGAGGAGATCTTCGGCCCGGTCCTGTCGATCATCCCCTTCGACACGGAGGAGGACGCCGTGCGCATCGCCAACGACAGCGCGTACGGCCTGGCCGCCGGCGTCCACACCAAGGACCTGCGCCGCGCCCACCGCGTCGCCTCGCAGATCAAGGCCGGCACGGTCTGGGTCAACTGCTACAACCAGTACGACCCCGCGGTGCCCTACGGCGGCTACAAGGCCTCCGGCTTCGGGCGCGAGTGCGGACCCGAATCCCTGGAGAGCTACACCCAGACCAAGTCGGTCTGGATCGGCATGGACTGA
- a CDS encoding PP2C family protein-serine/threonine phosphatase, protein MPSTTVIILDAHPAPPPELLDALRTMDARLVTRTLTELREGPLELLPVADVLLAPAESDGDAVRMAVRRLRRWAGAPIVVVWTVTEFAALEEHVRIGHDYLVPPFLPALVGARLHSCSERAGLGRTLREADARAELMGYEKELEIGREIQAGFLPESLPVPDGWEIDVRFRPARQVAGDFYDVFEISRGRRLAFVVADVCDKGVGAALFMALIRSLLRHTAQNSGLQHLVAAGRAGGSRRIPVVGATPLLNAVTATNGYLTSNHLRQGYFATLFFGVLDPLTGSLVYINGGHNPPLLRPADGSPPAALDITGPAVGVLPDCVYTLGYAQLDPGDTLFVFTDGVPEARCPNGSFLGDERMLQLLAGPLASGKDLVDRMDLAVREHTGTAEQHDDVTMLALHRPRTARGPYADGPGHRVVA, encoded by the coding sequence ATGCCCTCCACGACCGTGATCATCCTCGACGCGCACCCGGCACCGCCGCCCGAACTGCTCGACGCCCTGCGGACGATGGACGCCCGCCTCGTCACCCGCACGCTGACGGAGCTGCGCGAAGGCCCGCTGGAGCTGCTGCCCGTCGCGGACGTGCTGCTCGCCCCGGCGGAGTCCGACGGGGACGCCGTACGGATGGCCGTACGCCGGCTGCGCCGCTGGGCCGGGGCTCCCATCGTGGTCGTCTGGACCGTGACGGAGTTCGCCGCCCTGGAGGAGCACGTCCGGATCGGGCACGACTACCTCGTACCACCCTTCCTGCCCGCCCTCGTCGGGGCCCGGCTGCACAGCTGCTCGGAGCGCGCCGGACTCGGCCGCACCCTGCGCGAGGCCGACGCCCGCGCCGAACTCATGGGCTACGAGAAGGAACTGGAGATCGGCCGGGAGATCCAGGCAGGATTCCTGCCCGAATCCCTGCCCGTCCCCGACGGCTGGGAGATCGACGTCCGCTTCCGGCCCGCCCGGCAGGTCGCCGGGGACTTCTACGACGTCTTCGAGATCTCCCGCGGCCGCCGGCTGGCCTTCGTCGTCGCCGACGTCTGCGACAAGGGGGTCGGAGCCGCGCTCTTCATGGCGCTCATCCGCTCCCTGCTCCGCCACACCGCGCAGAACAGCGGACTCCAGCACCTGGTCGCCGCGGGCCGGGCCGGCGGCAGCCGGCGGATCCCGGTCGTCGGCGCCACACCACTGCTCAACGCGGTCACGGCCACCAACGGCTACCTCACCAGCAACCACCTGAGGCAGGGCTACTTCGCGACCCTGTTCTTCGGAGTGCTGGACCCGCTCACCGGAAGCCTCGTCTACATCAACGGCGGCCACAACCCGCCCCTGCTGCGGCCCGCGGACGGCAGCCCGCCCGCCGCCCTGGACATCACCGGGCCGGCCGTCGGGGTCCTGCCCGACTGCGTCTACACGCTCGGCTACGCCCAGTTGGATCCGGGCGACACCCTGTTCGTGTTCACCGACGGAGTGCCCGAGGCCCGCTGCCCGAACGGCAGCTTCCTCGGCGACGAACGCATGCTGCAACTGCTCGCCGGGCCACTGGCGAGCGGCAAGGACCTCGTCGACCGGATGGACCTGGCGGTGCGCGAGCACACCGGCACCGCCGAGCAGCACGACGATGTCACCATGCTCGCCCTGCACCGGCCGCGTACGGCGCGGGGGCCGTACGCGGACGGGCCCGGGCATCGGGTGGTGGCCTAG
- a CDS encoding (2Fe-2S)-binding protein, which produces MDITLNVNGRPEQFSAQPNELLVERLRDGLGLTGTKVGCDTGQCGSCVVRLDGRSVKSCLVLTASAAGGEVATIEGVTARGGELSGLQEALRQEHGTQCGFCTPGMVMALGELVDATADGPAPTEPEIREWLTGNLCRCTGYHSVVRGVQRACAASRDEVPAGSAASTAAVPEV; this is translated from the coding sequence ATGGACATCACACTGAACGTGAACGGAAGACCCGAGCAGTTCTCGGCGCAGCCGAACGAACTGCTCGTGGAAAGGCTCCGCGACGGCCTCGGCCTGACCGGCACCAAGGTCGGCTGCGACACCGGCCAGTGCGGCTCCTGCGTGGTCCGCCTCGACGGCCGGTCCGTCAAGAGCTGCCTGGTCCTCACCGCCTCCGCCGCCGGCGGCGAGGTCGCCACCATCGAAGGCGTCACCGCCCGGGGCGGGGAACTGTCCGGACTGCAGGAGGCCCTGCGCCAGGAGCACGGCACCCAGTGCGGCTTCTGCACCCCCGGAATGGTCATGGCGCTCGGCGAGCTCGTGGACGCCACCGCCGACGGCCCGGCCCCCACCGAGCCCGAGATCCGCGAGTGGCTCACCGGCAACCTGTGCCGCTGCACCGGCTACCACAGCGTCGTACGAGGGGTGCAGCGCGCCTGCGCCGCCTCCCGCGACGAGGTGCCCGCCGGCTCCGCCGCATCCACCGCAGCCGTACCGGAGGTGTGA
- a CDS encoding xanthine dehydrogenase family protein subunit M — translation MILTEFDYARPNGLDEALALLSDARGARVLAGGQSLLPDLRAGADSARLLVDIRQLAELRGTARTSDGRQLRIGALTTLADLAADALVLAEAPELAAAARSNGDPQVRNLGTVGGNLVAAGRSTDLPVAAIAADAVVELAGPGGRTTVPAEEFAAGTAPAGQILTALLVPAAGPAAAFEKSADRATRYPVCATAARITPDGPRIAVTAATPRPQRLRGVEDRLRGGPYSTEAVLAAFRAEPRELFVPGRGTSAEYLGHLAGVLTARALQRAERART, via the coding sequence GTGATCCTCACCGAGTTCGACTACGCCCGCCCCAACGGCCTCGACGAGGCACTGGCCCTGCTGTCCGACGCCCGGGGCGCCCGGGTCCTGGCCGGCGGCCAGAGCCTGCTGCCCGACCTGCGCGCCGGAGCCGACAGCGCCCGCCTGCTCGTCGACATCCGGCAGCTGGCCGAGCTGCGCGGCACCGCCCGCACCTCCGACGGACGGCAGCTGCGCATCGGGGCCCTCACCACGCTCGCCGACCTCGCCGCCGATGCGCTGGTCCTCGCCGAAGCACCGGAACTGGCCGCCGCGGCCCGTTCCAACGGCGACCCCCAGGTCCGCAACCTCGGCACCGTCGGCGGCAACCTCGTCGCCGCCGGGCGGTCCACCGACCTGCCGGTCGCCGCCATCGCCGCCGACGCCGTCGTCGAACTGGCCGGCCCCGGCGGGCGCACCACCGTCCCGGCCGAGGAATTCGCCGCCGGTACCGCGCCCGCCGGCCAGATCCTCACCGCACTGCTGGTGCCCGCAGCCGGCCCGGCCGCCGCCTTCGAGAAGTCCGCCGACCGGGCCACCCGCTACCCGGTCTGCGCCACGGCCGCACGGATCACCCCCGACGGGCCCCGCATCGCCGTCACCGCGGCCACCCCCCGGCCCCAGCGCCTGCGCGGGGTCGAAGACCGGCTGCGCGGGGGCCCGTACAGCACCGAAGCCGTCCTCGCCGCCTTCCGCGCCGAACCCCGGGAGCTGTTCGTCCCCGGGCGCGGCACCTCGGCCGAATACCTCGGCCACCTCGCGGGGGTCCTCACCGCCCGCGCGCTGCAGAGGGCCGAGCGGGCCCGCACCTGA
- a CDS encoding MinD/ParA family protein — protein sequence MARTIVVHSHRGGTGKSSVLANLALLLAAGGRRVGVVDTDIQSPTLDLLFRLGPGPSLADYLLGRCEIEAAAQPAGVPGLYVVPARTGTAALRELMAGGYDVGLLPEGFDRLAEHYALDVLLLDTHAGLNNESVTAMASADVLIIMARADRIDLSGVEETIALAGRLACRRALVLSMAPAGIDRDSARRRSEEVYGAPVAGILPYSPEMASLYGERIFAEAHPDHPLVGEFRTIISALDARDEVSRA from the coding sequence ATGGCCCGCACGATCGTGGTGCACTCGCATCGCGGCGGCACCGGGAAGTCCTCGGTCCTGGCCAACCTCGCGCTGCTCCTCGCGGCCGGGGGACGCCGGGTGGGGGTGGTGGACACCGACATCCAGTCACCCACTCTGGACCTGCTGTTCCGGCTCGGCCCCGGACCCTCCCTGGCCGACTACCTCCTCGGCCGCTGCGAGATCGAGGCCGCCGCCCAACCGGCCGGCGTGCCAGGGTTGTACGTCGTACCGGCCCGGACCGGGACGGCGGCCCTGCGGGAACTCATGGCCGGCGGCTACGACGTGGGCCTGCTGCCGGAGGGCTTCGACCGGCTGGCCGAGCACTACGCGCTGGACGTGCTGCTGCTCGACACCCACGCCGGGCTCAACAACGAGTCGGTGACGGCGATGGCGAGCGCCGACGTGTTGATCATCATGGCGCGGGCCGACCGGATCGACCTCTCCGGGGTCGAGGAGACCATCGCCCTCGCCGGGCGCCTGGCCTGCCGCAGGGCCCTGGTGCTGAGCATGGCACCCGCCGGCATCGACCGGGACTCCGCCCGGCGGCGCTCCGAGGAGGTCTACGGTGCGCCCGTGGCCGGGATTCTTCCCTATTCGCCGGAAATGGCCTCCCTGTACGGGGAGCGCATATTCGCAGAAGCCCACCCCGACCACCCCCTGGTCGGTGAATTCCGCACCATCATCTCGGCGTTGGACGCACGTGACGAAGTATCGCGGGCCTGA
- a CDS encoding anti-sigma regulatory factor encodes MVELARTPAVLEVPATVGALGDVAAFVLRLAGRAGLGKRASYRLRLAVDELATNIVMHGYRGGDGRITVRGRSGPGGVQITLEDCAPAFDPVEGRLPPCPGVPPQDRRIGGLGIHLALTSVDEFAYTYRDGRNISTLTVKAEGTHPCPPRP; translated from the coding sequence ATGGTCGAGCTGGCGAGGACGCCCGCGGTCCTGGAAGTGCCCGCGACGGTGGGGGCACTGGGCGACGTCGCCGCGTTCGTCCTGCGGCTGGCCGGCCGGGCCGGGCTCGGCAAACGAGCCTCCTACCGGCTCCGGCTGGCCGTCGACGAACTGGCCACGAACATCGTGATGCACGGGTACCGGGGCGGCGACGGACGGATCACCGTCCGCGGCCGCTCCGGTCCGGGCGGGGTGCAGATCACCCTTGAGGACTGCGCCCCGGCCTTCGATCCCGTCGAAGGCCGTCTGCCGCCGTGCCCCGGGGTACCCCCGCAGGACCGGCGGATCGGCGGCCTCGGCATCCACCTCGCCCTGACCAGCGTGGACGAGTTCGCCTACACCTACCGGGACGGCCGCAACATCAGCACGCTGACTGTGAAGGCTGAGGGGACGCATCCATGCCCTCCACGACCGTGA
- a CDS encoding NADPH-dependent F420 reductase: MRTGIIGTGRIGTVLARILVAAGHHVVLANARGPQTLGPLVAELGPAASAAHPAEAAAQAELLVLMVPFERVRGLLPPHVVQDKVLVDATNAFGGPGAPADLGGRGSSDLVAEWYPAAQVVKSLNTMHFETLAVAGTAPGERLAHFTAGDDKKAKEIVAGIITDLGFAPVDTGPLHSGGILQQPGGPLFNRPLTEAQALAWTSH; encoded by the coding sequence ATGCGGACAGGCATCATCGGCACCGGGCGGATCGGCACGGTCCTCGCGAGGATCCTCGTGGCGGCGGGCCACCACGTGGTCCTCGCCAACGCCCGTGGCCCGCAGACCCTCGGCCCGCTCGTGGCCGAGCTGGGACCGGCGGCCTCGGCGGCGCACCCCGCCGAGGCCGCCGCCCAGGCCGAACTCCTGGTGCTGATGGTGCCCTTCGAGCGGGTCCGGGGATTGCTCCCGCCGCACGTCGTGCAGGACAAGGTGCTGGTGGACGCGACGAACGCGTTCGGCGGCCCCGGCGCGCCCGCCGACCTCGGTGGGCGCGGCTCCAGCGACCTGGTCGCCGAGTGGTACCCGGCGGCCCAGGTCGTGAAATCGCTGAACACCATGCATTTCGAAACCCTCGCCGTCGCGGGAACCGCACCCGGAGAGCGCCTGGCGCATTTCACCGCCGGCGACGACAAGAAGGCGAAGGAAATCGTCGCGGGAATCATCACGGATCTCGGATTCGCGCCCGTCGACACCGGTCCGCTGCACTCCGGGGGAATTCTCCAGCAGCCCGGCGGGCCCCTCTTCAACCGGCCGCTCACGGAAGCGCAGGCGCTGGCATGGACATCACACTGA
- a CDS encoding xanthine dehydrogenase family protein molybdopterin-binding subunit, giving the protein MTTVTGDAPAGRGGVLGQPLDSREDPQLLRGEATYVADIDLPGTAHMAILGSPVAHAKILSIETKAAEQLPGVLKVATAADFTDVMPLPCIWIPGGVESHFPPHPYGLPGARPVLTGDTVRHVGDPVAVVVAETPRQAAAALAAIHVEYEPLPVVTRADEALADGAPQLHEAVPGNLNAYWTCGDKDRTDAAIAAAEVTVELDLVNQRTINSPIEPRGAVGDYDPATGEYTLYASTQGPHNHRFLLAALVLGIPFNKLRVIAPTVGGSFGTKGYLYPDMPLVLLLSKALGRPVKWVDTRTGLMSSTVQGRDHRQHVTLAGTRDGRITAVRCTSYANLGAYPSTIGPGVATALMGRSISGMYDIGAAFCEVYAAFTNTVSLGAQRGSGRAEAAFLMERLVDRYADEIGMDPAAVRRKNLVPEEKFPYDNGLGWTYDSGNYRLNFDKAIELSGYGDMPARRAEARTRGKRLGVGIATYVAICGVGPSTRMSQEGMLGGTWESANIRIHPTGEVTVTVGSASTGQSHGTIFAQVAADELGIDPATVQVHEGDTQKAPYGQGTYGSRSYSMAAPAVVLTARKLKAKLVRAGAVFLGVPEDKVVYEGGAIHEEGNPENTKTFAELAMAMWYGWGLPPEIEPALDETTHFDPPDFNYPFGTHVAVVEIDELTGETEVVAYTAVDDAGNIGNPKIVQGQIEGSIVHGLGQALMEAAEYDENGRLISSDLGHYALPRAADAPFFALDKTVTPSPHNPLGAKGAGEIATVPPAAAVVNAVVDALRDLGVRHIDMPLTPEKVWRHLRGESQ; this is encoded by the coding sequence ATGACCACAGTGACGGGGGACGCCCCGGCCGGCCGGGGTGGAGTGCTCGGGCAGCCGCTGGACAGCCGCGAGGATCCGCAGCTACTGCGCGGCGAAGCCACGTACGTCGCGGACATCGACCTGCCGGGCACCGCGCACATGGCCATCCTGGGCAGTCCGGTGGCGCACGCGAAGATCCTCTCCATCGAGACCAAGGCGGCCGAGCAGCTGCCCGGCGTGCTGAAGGTGGCCACCGCGGCCGACTTCACCGACGTCATGCCGCTGCCCTGCATCTGGATCCCCGGCGGGGTCGAGAGCCACTTCCCGCCGCACCCCTACGGACTCCCCGGCGCCCGCCCGGTCCTGACCGGCGACACCGTCCGCCACGTGGGAGATCCCGTCGCCGTGGTCGTCGCCGAGACTCCGCGGCAGGCCGCCGCGGCGCTGGCCGCCATCCACGTCGAGTACGAGCCGCTGCCCGTCGTCACCCGTGCCGACGAGGCCCTGGCCGACGGCGCGCCCCAGCTCCACGAGGCCGTCCCGGGCAACCTCAACGCCTACTGGACCTGCGGCGACAAGGACCGCACCGACGCGGCCATCGCCGCCGCCGAGGTCACCGTCGAACTCGACCTGGTCAACCAGCGCACCATCAACAGTCCGATCGAGCCGCGCGGCGCGGTCGGCGACTACGACCCGGCCACCGGCGAGTACACCCTCTACGCCTCCACCCAGGGCCCGCACAACCACCGCTTCCTGCTCGCCGCCCTGGTCCTCGGCATCCCCTTCAACAAACTCCGGGTGATCGCCCCGACCGTCGGCGGCAGCTTCGGCACCAAGGGGTACCTCTACCCCGACATGCCCCTGGTGCTGCTGCTCTCCAAGGCGCTCGGCCGCCCCGTGAAATGGGTGGACACCCGCACCGGCCTGATGAGCTCCACCGTCCAGGGCCGCGACCACCGCCAGCACGTCACCCTCGCCGGCACCCGCGACGGCCGCATCACCGCCGTGCGCTGCACCAGCTACGCCAACCTCGGCGCGTACCCCTCGACGATCGGCCCCGGCGTCGCCACCGCCCTGATGGGCCGTTCCATCAGCGGGATGTACGACATCGGCGCCGCCTTCTGCGAGGTGTACGCCGCCTTCACCAACACCGTCTCCCTCGGCGCCCAGCGCGGCAGCGGACGCGCCGAGGCCGCCTTCCTCATGGAGCGGCTCGTCGACCGGTACGCCGACGAGATCGGCATGGACCCGGCGGCGGTGCGGCGCAAGAACCTGGTGCCGGAGGAGAAGTTCCCGTACGACAACGGCCTCGGCTGGACCTACGACTCCGGGAACTACCGGCTCAACTTCGACAAGGCCATCGAGCTGTCCGGATACGGCGACATGCCCGCCCGCAGGGCCGAGGCCCGTACCCGCGGCAAGCGCCTCGGCGTCGGCATCGCCACCTACGTCGCGATCTGCGGCGTCGGCCCCTCCACGCGAATGTCGCAGGAGGGCATGCTCGGCGGCACCTGGGAGAGCGCCAACATCCGCATCCACCCCACCGGCGAGGTCACCGTCACCGTCGGTTCGGCCTCCACCGGCCAGAGCCACGGGACGATTTTCGCCCAGGTCGCCGCCGACGAGCTCGGCATCGACCCCGCGACCGTCCAGGTCCACGAGGGCGACACGCAGAAGGCCCCGTACGGCCAGGGCACCTACGGCTCCCGCTCCTACAGCATGGCCGCGCCCGCGGTGGTCCTCACCGCCCGCAAGCTCAAGGCCAAACTGGTCCGGGCCGGCGCCGTCTTCCTGGGCGTGCCCGAGGACAAGGTCGTATACGAGGGCGGCGCGATCCACGAGGAGGGCAACCCGGAGAACACCAAGACCTTCGCCGAACTCGCGATGGCCATGTGGTACGGCTGGGGCCTGCCCCCGGAGATCGAGCCGGCCCTGGACGAGACCACCCACTTCGACCCGCCGGACTTCAACTACCCCTTCGGCACGCACGTCGCCGTCGTCGAGATCGACGAACTGACCGGTGAGACCGAGGTGGTCGCCTACACCGCCGTCGACGACGCCGGCAACATCGGCAACCCGAAGATCGTCCAGGGGCAGATCGAGGGCAGCATCGTCCACGGTCTCGGCCAGGCCCTCATGGAAGCCGCCGAATACGACGAGAACGGCCGGCTGATCAGCTCGGACCTCGGCCACTACGCCCTCCCGCGCGCGGCCGACGCGCCGTTCTTCGCGCTCGACAAGACCGTCACGCCCAGCCCGCACAACCCGCTCGGTGCCAAGGGCGCGGGGGAGATCGCCACCGTCCCGCCGGCGGCCGCCGTCGTCAACGCCGTCGTCGACGCCCTCCGCGACCTGGGCGTCCGCCACATCGACATGCCACTCACCCCCGAGAAGGTCTGGCGCCACCTGAGAGGGGAATCCCAGTGA
- a CDS encoding MFS transporter, with translation MHPAAHAAGTPRGSGFWVVGAVLVLLMLSSSVPSALYVLYQQKWDLSSGTITVVFALYAVTVLTGLLLFGSLSDTLGRRPVLAAGLVLAIVSMACFAGAQGLGLLLVARAVQGLAVGLATGAMGAALLELSPVARPALGAQVNSAGPTVGIGLGGIGAGLLVQYAPAPTVLSYLLLIGAFAVTLVGVVRMRESAPGAGGRLRVVPHRIHVPAGARGRFLVLVLTIVAVWSVGGFYLSLGPHLALSLLRSTNYLVGGATVALLAGAATAAQLLLGRTAALRTAVLGLLGLLTGLALVLLALGLGSAPLFLAATAVLGSGWGAAFLGAFRALSGLADPAHRGELTAAVYVFAYLAMSVPAVLAGMLTNIHGLHRTSVGFMAAVAAVCAVALLATLRLAARTKAEGSTA, from the coding sequence GTGCACCCAGCCGCCCACGCGGCCGGCACGCCCAGAGGCTCCGGCTTCTGGGTGGTGGGTGCCGTCCTCGTCCTGCTGATGCTCTCCTCCTCCGTACCCTCCGCCCTCTACGTGCTCTACCAGCAGAAGTGGGACCTGTCCTCCGGCACGATCACGGTCGTCTTCGCCCTGTACGCCGTCACCGTGCTGACCGGGCTGCTGCTCTTCGGGTCCCTCTCCGACACCCTGGGCCGGCGCCCCGTCCTCGCCGCCGGGCTGGTCCTGGCGATCGTCTCGATGGCCTGCTTCGCCGGGGCACAAGGGCTCGGGCTGCTCCTGGTGGCCCGCGCCGTGCAGGGGCTCGCCGTGGGACTGGCCACCGGCGCGATGGGCGCGGCCCTGCTGGAACTCAGCCCGGTTGCGCGGCCCGCCCTCGGCGCCCAGGTCAACAGTGCCGGCCCGACCGTGGGCATCGGGCTCGGCGGGATCGGTGCCGGACTGCTCGTCCAGTACGCGCCCGCACCGACCGTCCTGAGCTACCTGCTGCTCATCGGGGCCTTCGCCGTGACCCTGGTGGGGGTCGTCCGCATGCGAGAGAGCGCTCCCGGCGCCGGCGGCCGACTGCGGGTGGTCCCGCACCGGATCCACGTACCGGCCGGCGCTCGGGGCCGCTTCCTGGTCCTCGTGCTGACCATCGTCGCCGTCTGGTCCGTGGGCGGCTTCTACCTCTCCCTCGGCCCGCACCTGGCCCTGTCCCTGCTCCGGTCCACGAACTACCTCGTCGGCGGGGCCACCGTCGCACTGCTCGCCGGCGCCGCCACCGCCGCCCAGCTCCTGCTCGGCCGCACCGCGGCGCTGCGCACCGCCGTGCTCGGGCTGCTCGGCCTGCTCACCGGTCTCGCGCTCGTGCTGCTTGCACTGGGCCTGGGCTCGGCTCCCCTGTTCCTGGCGGCCACGGCCGTCCTCGGCAGCGGCTGGGGAGCCGCCTTCCTCGGCGCCTTCCGGGCGCTGAGCGGGCTGGCCGATCCGGCCCACCGCGGCGAACTGACCGCCGCCGTATACGTCTTCGCGTACCTCGCGATGAGCGTGCCGGCCGTGCTCGCCGGGATGCTCACCAACATCCACGGGCTGCACCGCACCTCGGTCGGTTTCATGGCCGCCGTCGCCGCGGTGTGCGCGGTGGCCCTGCTGGCCACCCTGCGCCTGGCCGCCCGCACCAAGGCCGAGGGGAGCACGGCATGA